The sequence TGGTCCTTCGGCGTGAAGAGGTCCTTGAGGGCGTCGCCGAGGCCCAGCGGGTCGAGCGGGTTCCTCGTCTCGGAGGCGCTGGGCGTGGGGCTCGCCGAGGGCTCGTCCCGCTCCTTCTTCGCGGTCTTCGCCCCGGGAGCCGCGTCCGCCTCGTCCTTCCCGGCGGCCGTGCTGCCCGAGCCGTCCTTCGCCTCGTCCTCGGCCTTGTCCTCGGCCTTGTCCTTCGCCTCGTCCGAGGCGGAGGGGTTCGGCGTCACGGAGGGCGAGGGGGAGGCACCCGGGCTCGCGCTCTCCGAGGGGGAGGGCGAGGGCTTCGTCGAGGCGGAGGCGGAGCCGGAGGGCTCCTGGCCCGGCTCGTCGGAGCGGGTCACGCAGGGGCCCGGCGCGAACGGCAGGTCGGTCTTGTCGTCGGCGAGCGCGAGGCGCGGGGTGAGCCCCATGCCGACGAAGACGGCCGTCGGCATGGCCGCGAGGGCCATCGCCTTGCCCGCGGGTATCCGGAACTTGGTCAGGACCGACTTGCGGGGCGCCGCGTGCCGGGGGCCGGATCTGCGCTCCTCCCCCGGGTGCAGCTCGTCATTCGGCACGGTGCCCACCACCGTCGGCGAGGTGCGCGAAGGGCCGCCCGCCGTCCCCGGCAGGGGCGTCGTCCCCGGCGGGTCCGGGCTGTCGCGGCAGTTCGGGGCCGGGGCCCGCGTCCGGGCCGCCCCGGTCCTCGGGGGCGGGGTCACCGCTCGGGTCGCCCGCCGGGTCGCCCGCCTCGGTCCGCTTCCCGTACGGGCCCTTCTTGTCCGGCACCCAGGCGAGCGCGAGGCTGCCGCCGAAGAGGGCGAGAAGGAAGCCGACGACGAAACCGCCGAAGTTGGAGACCGGGAGCGAGACCAGGGCGAGGAGGATCGCCGCGACTCCGGCGAAGACCCGTACCTGTGCCTGGTACCACATCGTCAGGCCGAGGGTGATGAGCAGGACCCCGATGATGAGGGAGCCCGCACCCGCGGTCGTCGACATGCGGACGGTGAGCTGCCCCAGCTTGAGGTCGTTGTAAGGGATGTAGGCGATGGGTATGCCGCCCAGCAGCGTCAGCACACCGGCCCAGAAGGGCCGGGTGCCCCGCCAGTCGCGGAACCGCGTTCGCCAGACGTGCAGTCGGTCGTCGCTCAGCCCTGGGGACTCGGCGCTCATGGAAAACAGCTCCCTGGAACCGGCTATGCGTGGATGAAGGGGCACGGGGGCGCCCGTGCGGGACGGAGCGGCGCTGCCGTCCCGGCCCGTACGGGGAGGGCCCGCGTGCCGAAGGGCCCGCGCCCCGTGGGCGGCCCGCCGGGGCCGCCCACGGTCGCGAGGTCAGAGCACGGCGGGACGGGAACCCGTGGGGCCCGTCCCGGCGGGAGTGCTCAGTAGCACTCCTTGACGCCCTTGTGCAGCGACATGTGCAGCCCGCTCAGCTTGAACGTGCCCGCCGTGGTGGCCCAGGCCGTCTGCTTGACGTCCTCGATCGTGGCCTTCCTCGCCTGCTGCGCGAAGCCACCGGTGGGGGTGTTCTTCGCGAGCGCGGGGCCGCGGGTCTTGGCCCCCGCCGCCACGCCGATGTCGATGTCCTCGAACGTGGCCTCACCGGAGAGGTCGTCCAGGTCGACGTAGAGGTTGTGGGCGACCGCCGGCTGGTCCTTCTTCGTACCGGCGCTGAGCTTGAGCGTGATCGTGCCGACGAGCGGGACGTTCGGCGTCACGACCGACTGGCACATGTTGTACAGCTTGGCGTCGTCGAACGACGAGACGGCCACGGCGTGACCGGTCTTGCCGTCGGACTCGACGTCCATGCCGCCGTACTGCGCGAAGCCATCACCTTCGAGCCGGTCCGCCGAGACCTTGAACTGCTGGCCCGACACACTGAACGAGGCCGCGAGCGCGCCCTGCGCCACCGCGACCCCGATCGCCGCCGTGGCAGCGACACCCGGGACCATGACGACGGCGAAACGACGCCATCTGGTCCCGCCACGAGCGACAGATTCCATGATTTCCTCCTTCTCGGACGTACATCCCGGGCCCGTGCCGTCCGCCGCTCGGGCGGCGGTCGTGGGCAGGGATGGGAGAAGCGCTACGTCCTCGGGAAGAAGCGCCGGGGACTGGCCGCGCACGCAGCGCGCTGATCTCCGGCGATCACCCCCGAGCGACAACCACTTGGCCGCGCCTTCACGCAACCCGTGGACAGGCCCCGCCGACCGGCGGAGACCCCCCTGTCCCGGCCGGCGCCCGCGAGGACCCCGGCCCGCCCGGTGGGGACCCATGAACCCCCGGGCGCCGATTGGCTGTCGGACCGGAGGCAGTGGACCGAGCGTGCCCGATCGTGGTGCATTCGGCGGCCCCGCACAAGGGGTTCGTTACTGACTAGTAACGCCGACATGACCGCAGGGCATCGGCCGTGGCCCCCGATGGCACGGAAAGTCGCTTCGCACAAGGGCGCATAACCGGACATCACCCCACGACGAGCGACGGAAGGTCGGGCTCCTCTTACTGCAAGTAACAGCACCCCCTCTTTGCCAAGTTTTGGCAAAGAGGGGGTGCTCACGTCGCCGTGTCGCCAAATCCACCGGGGCACGGAACGGGGGCATATGCCCGGTTACCCGCCTAGAAGAGCACGCGCGCGAGGGCCTGACGGGCCGCCACGACGCGCGGGTCGTCCGGGCCCACGACCTCGAAGAGGTCGAGGAGGCGCAGGCGCGCGGTGTCGCGCTCCTCGCCGAAGACCTGGCGAATGGTGTCGACGATGCGCCCGAAGGCGTCCTCGACGTGGCCGCCCGCGAGGTCGAGGTCGGCCGCCGCGAGCTGCGCGGAGACGTCCTTGGGGCGCTCCGCCGCGTCACTGCGGACCTTCGCCGGGTCCAGCTCGGAGACGCGGCGCAGGAGTTCCGCCTGCGCGAGCCCGAGCTTGGCCTCCGTATTGGCCGGGTCCTCGCTCAGGACGTTGCGGTACGCCCGCACGGCGCCCGCGAAGTCGCCGGAGTCGAGGGCTTCCACGGCGGCCTGGAGGAGGTGGTCGTAGGGGCCCGCGGGCTCCTCCTCGGCGGGGGCGCGCTCGGCGGCGGAGGCGTCGACCTGGATTCCGGTGAGGCCGAAGCGCTCCTCGCCGACCTGGATGAGCTGGTCGAGGATCTGGCGGATCTGCTCCTCGGGCGCGGCGCCCTGGAAGAGCGGGAGCGCCTGACCGGCGACGACGGCGAAGACGGCGGGGATGCCCTGGACACCGAACTGCTGCAACAGCATCTGGTTCGCCTCGGCGTCGACGCGCGCGAGGACGAACCGGCCGTTGTACTCGACGGCGAGGCGTTCGAGCACGGCGCTCAGCGCGGCCGAGGGCTCGGCCCGCGGGACCTGGAAGTCGATGACGACGGGGACTTCGGTGGAGAGCTGGAGCACCTCGTGCTCGAAGCCCGCCTCGTCGACGTCGATGACGAGCCCCGAGGGCGGGACCGCTCCCGTGTCGCCCGCGCGGGCACGCTCGGCGCGGGCCTGCTCGGCCTTGGCCTTGGCCTCCTGGGCCGCCTTCACCGCGGCGAGGTCGACGACCCCGCTCATGGACATGTTCCGTGGCTGCATGTGCCCATCCTCCCCCTTCGGCCGCCGCGGCGGAAAAGCCAGGTGCAGGATGCACCGGCTCTCCGCGCACTCGCCCGGGGGCGGACCGTTTCCGAGCCCGTACGAAGTCACTCGTACGGGGTGTGCGCACCACGCGGGGCGGCGGGTGCGGCACGTGTTCCCCGGGGTCCCCACCCCGGGTGCGGTTGTCGCTCGAAGCCTCCCCGCGGGACGGGGAGCTTTTCGCTACGCGTCGTAGCGTAACTCCTGAGCGCGTCGCGCGCGCGGTGATCTCGTTCACACCCCGCAGTGCTACTGGCCGGTATGGTCACGCCATGCCCGCCTCCGACCTGCCCCCGTCCGCCGCGACACCCGCCCCGGCACCGCCCGACCGGCATCGCTCGGGGCGGCCCCGCAGCGCCGCGGCCGATGCCGCGATCCTCGCGGCGACGCGCGAGGTGCTCGTCGAGTCGGGCTGGTCGGGGCTGAAGCTCGGGGACGTCGCCGCGCGCGCGGGTGTCGCGAAGACGACGCTCTACCGGCGCTGGGCGGGCAAGAACGAACTCGTCGTGGACGCGGTCGCCGTGCTCTTCGACGAACTCGAACTCCCGGACTGCGGAAGCCTCGCGGGGGATGTCTCGGCCGTCGTGCTGCGCTTCGCGCGGCTCCTGGAGCGCCCCGAGACCCGTACCTCGCTCATGGCCGTCATCGCCGAGTCGACGCGCGACGAGGCGCTGCGTGACCGCATCCGCTCCGCCATCGTCGACCGCCAGAAACGCCTCGTCCTGCTCGGCCGCCGCCGCGCCCAGGACCGCGGCGAGATCGCCCGGGACCCGGACCCGGTCTCGGCGGCCCGCAACGCCGACCTCATCTTCGACGTCATCGCGGGCACGGTCGTGCACCGGGCGCTGGTGAGCGCGGAGCCGGTGGACGAGGAGTGGTCGCGGCGCCTCGCGGCGCTGCTCATCGAGGGCCTGGAGGGCTGAGGAAGGCGGGCGCTCGGGTGGGTGTGGCGTGGTGTGGGGGTACGGGGCGGAGGCGCGGGGGCGCGCTCACCGGTGGTGCGGAGGCCGCCGGGGCGGGGGGCGCTCGCCCGTGGTGCGCAACCGGCGAGGGGCGCTCGCCCGTGGCACGAAACCGGCGGGGGCTCACCCGTGGTGCGGAGGCCGCCGGGGCGGGTGCGCGCTCACTCGTGGCGCGAGGTGCCGCCCGTGCCCCGTACCGCCGTCTCCGGCGCCCGTGCCGCGCTGTCCGTCAGTCCCCGTAGCAACTCCTCCTCGCGCGAGCCCGGTTCGGCCGTGTAGAGGACGATCCGCTGGTCGTGCTCCTCGTCGAGGAGGACATCGCAGTCGAGGGTGAGCGGGCCCGCCTCCGGGTGGTGGATCGTCTTGCGGTCCTCGCGGTGGCGCCCCACGAGGCCCTGGTCCCACAGCGCGGCGAAGCGGGAGTTGCCCGCGCGGGTCTCGGCGACGAGCGCGAGCAGCTCGGGGTCCCCGGGGTAGCGCGCGAGGGCGCGGCGCAGGTCGGCGACGAACGTACGGTCCGTACCGGCCGCGTCGCTGGACTCGACCAGGACCGTGCCGTCGGCGGGCACGGCCCCGGGGACGGGGAAGCGGCGGCGGATGAAGTTGAGGCGGCCCGGCCCCGGTTCGCCGAGCAGCGCGGCCCAGGCCGGGTTCCACCACAGCAGGGTCCAGTCGGCGGCGAAGACCGAGGCGGGCGCGTCGCCGAGCCTGCGCAGCAGGCGGCGTACGCCGGGCGAGACGACGCGGGGCACGGAGCGGGCGGCAGGGGGGCGGAGCCCGGCGAGCAGGTGCAGGTGCTCGTCCTGGTCGGCGTCGAGCCGCAGGGCGCGCGCGAGAGCCGCGACGACCTGCGCGGACGGGTGGCCGGCGCGGCCTTGTTCCAGGCGTACGACGTAGTCCACGGAGAGCCCGGCGAGCGCGGCCAGCTCCTCGCGGCGCAGCCCCTTGGCCCGCCGTCCGCGGCCCGCGGGGAGACCGGCCTCCTCGGGGCTGACGCGGTCGCGCCAGCGGCGCAGCGTGGCGCCGAGACCATCGGCATCCGTGGTGCTCATACGACCAGCCTACGAGCGCGTGTCCGCCAGGTG comes from Streptomyces sp. Tu6071 and encodes:
- a CDS encoding DUF6114 domain-containing protein, yielding MSAESPGLSDDRLHVWRTRFRDWRGTRPFWAGVLTLLGGIPIAYIPYNDLKLGQLTVRMSTTAGAGSLIIGVLLITLGLTMWYQAQVRVFAGVAAILLALVSLPVSNFGGFVVGFLLALFGGSLALAWVPDKKGPYGKRTEAGDPAGDPSGDPAPEDRGGPDAGPGPELPRQPGPAGDDAPAGDGGRPFAHLADGGGHRAE
- a CDS encoding DUF6230 family protein; protein product: MESVARGGTRWRRFAVVMVPGVAATAAIGVAVAQGALAASFSVSGQQFKVSADRLEGDGFAQYGGMDVESDGKTGHAVAVSSFDDAKLYNMCQSVVTPNVPLVGTITLKLSAGTKKDQPAVAHNLYVDLDDLSGEATFEDIDIGVAAGAKTRGPALAKNTPTGGFAQQARKATIEDVKQTAWATTAGTFKLSGLHMSLHKGVKECY
- a CDS encoding tetratricopeptide repeat protein, with protein sequence MQPRNMSMSGVVDLAAVKAAQEAKAKAEQARAERARAGDTGAVPPSGLVIDVDEAGFEHEVLQLSTEVPVVIDFQVPRAEPSAALSAVLERLAVEYNGRFVLARVDAEANQMLLQQFGVQGIPAVFAVVAGQALPLFQGAAPEEQIRQILDQLIQVGEERFGLTGIQVDASAAERAPAEEEPAGPYDHLLQAAVEALDSGDFAGAVRAYRNVLSEDPANTEAKLGLAQAELLRRVSELDPAKVRSDAAERPKDVSAQLAAADLDLAGGHVEDAFGRIVDTIRQVFGEERDTARLRLLDLFEVVGPDDPRVVAARQALARVLF
- a CDS encoding TetR/AcrR family transcriptional regulator, giving the protein MPASDLPPSAATPAPAPPDRHRSGRPRSAAADAAILAATREVLVESGWSGLKLGDVAARAGVAKTTLYRRWAGKNELVVDAVAVLFDELELPDCGSLAGDVSAVVLRFARLLERPETRTSLMAVIAESTRDEALRDRIRSAIVDRQKRLVLLGRRRAQDRGEIARDPDPVSAARNADLIFDVIAGTVVHRALVSAEPVDEEWSRRLAALLIEGLEG
- a CDS encoding helix-turn-helix domain-containing protein, which produces MSTTDADGLGATLRRWRDRVSPEEAGLPAGRGRRAKGLRREELAALAGLSVDYVVRLEQGRAGHPSAQVVAALARALRLDADQDEHLHLLAGLRPPAARSVPRVVSPGVRRLLRRLGDAPASVFAADWTLLWWNPAWAALLGEPGPGRLNFIRRRFPVPGAVPADGTVLVESSDAAGTDRTFVADLRRALARYPGDPELLALVAETRAGNSRFAALWDQGLVGRHREDRKTIHHPEAGPLTLDCDVLLDEEHDQRIVLYTAEPGSREEELLRGLTDSAARAPETAVRGTGGTSRHE